The genomic DNA AAGAAAGGGTTATAGTAAAGACGTGGGCTGAAGGCGGTAACTTGCCATCACTTGAAAAACTCTGGGCTTGTGCCAGATGGGCTGAAAGGGAAGCATACGATATGTTCGGTGTTACCTTCGAAGGGCATGAAAACCTCAGAAGGATGTTCATGTGGGAGGGTTATCCTTACTTTCCCCTCAGGAAGGACTTCCCCTTAGGTGGCATACCGGAAGTAGAACTGCCATCTTTGACCGAGGTTTTGGAAGGGAGGGTAGAACCTCCCAGTCACGATTACGAGGTAATGCACACCAAAGTCGCTACATTAGAAGATCTTGAAAGGACAGAAAAGGCGAGACTCAAAAAGAAGGCTCAGCTCGTCCTCAATTGGGGACCATTACATCCCGGTACACACGGAACTATATGGTTTCTTTTTGACCTTGACGGTGAGCGTGTTGTCCAATCGGATGTTATACTGGGGCAACTCCACAGAGGTATGGAGAAGATAGCGGAAAACCTTTACTACTTTCAGTTCTTACCTTATACGGATAGAATGGACTACATATCAGCCATATGTAACGAGCTATCTTACGTTACCGCAGTGGAAAAGCTTTTGAACGTTGAAGTTCCAGAAAAGGCAAGATACATAAGAACCATATTTGCTGAGCTTCAGAGGATAAACTCTCACCTTCTCTGGCTTGGCACAGGTGCGTTGGATCTGGGAGCGCTGACCGTCTTTTTATACGCATTTAGGGAGAGGGAAAAGATAATGGATATTATAGAGGGGAATGCGGGTTTTAGACTTACAACAGCCTTTTTGAGAATAGGTGGAGTACATTATGATCTTGCGGAAGGCACCCTCGACGTCATAAAAGCTTTTGTAAGGGACTTTCCCAATAGACTCAAAGAGTATCACCAGCTTTTAACGAGAAACCGCATATGGCTCAGGAGAACTAAGGATATAGGTGTGATTAGTAAGGAAGACGTATTTAACTACGGGCTTACGGGTCCAGTTGCAAGAGGTTCGGGAGTAGCTTACGACATAAGAAAGATAGATCCTTACGCTGCATACGAT from Hydrogenobacter sp. includes the following:
- the nuoD gene encoding NADH dehydrogenase (quinone) subunit D — protein: MPWMNLATRERLKTVFKDLHIQADEKGVRLEVPKSKLLDFLKHLKEKEGYRHFIDFTCIDFPEHPYRFQGVYILYNPDEKERVIVKTWAEGGNLPSLEKLWACARWAEREAYDMFGVTFEGHENLRRMFMWEGYPYFPLRKDFPLGGIPEVELPSLTEVLEGRVEPPSHDYEVMHTKVATLEDLERTEKARLKKKAQLVLNWGPLHPGTHGTIWFLFDLDGERVVQSDVILGQLHRGMEKIAENLYYFQFLPYTDRMDYISAICNELSYVTAVEKLLNVEVPEKARYIRTIFAELQRINSHLLWLGTGALDLGALTVFLYAFREREKIMDIIEGNAGFRLTTAFLRIGGVHYDLAEGTLDVIKAFVRDFPNRLKEYHQLLTRNRIWLRRTKDIGVISKEDVFNYGLTGPVARGSGVAYDIRKIDPYAAYDEVDFDVPVGEVGDVYDRYLVRMEEMVQSLRIVDQCVAKLEKMPKSAPYLNKDHPAVIPPKEDVFMALEDMVKSFRLVIHGENAPPGEVYSSGENPRGELGFYIFSMGGSKPYRLRIRSGALYNLSIFPKLIEGGTIADAIALLGSIDPVVGETDR